One Paraburkholderia caffeinilytica DNA segment encodes these proteins:
- a CDS encoding Imm50 family immunity protein — MSIEGKTWGWELARNSGLLVKIFGDYPSFHDSAVTTFSLQRKRRSCDGLDSKPLPTGRARYLVDLQLEVLHDRYAAPRIDGGPDYLVVLDILDIRGSEIDVNAMLEEASIMEISLSDALDDLIRFDLEPNIGLDIRLTCKEVVVSAIRPYSRSEF, encoded by the coding sequence ATGAGCATCGAAGGTAAGACGTGGGGCTGGGAACTGGCGAGGAACAGCGGCTTGCTCGTTAAGATTTTTGGAGACTACCCATCCTTTCACGACTCCGCCGTGACGACGTTCTCGTTGCAGAGAAAGCGACGTTCATGCGATGGCCTGGACTCAAAGCCGCTGCCGACTGGCCGCGCGCGTTATTTAGTCGATCTCCAGCTTGAGGTGCTGCACGATCGCTATGCGGCTCCTCGCATTGATGGAGGTCCCGACTATCTGGTCGTGTTAGATATCCTGGATATCCGAGGTTCGGAGATCGATGTAAACGCCATGCTCGAAGAAGCCTCGATTATGGAGATTTCTTTATCCGATGCGCTCGACGATTTGATCCGATTCGACCTTGAGCCCAATATCGGACTCGATATCCGCTTAACCTGTAAAGAGGTCGTCGTCAGCGCTATCCGACCATACAGTCGCAGTGAATTTTAA
- a CDS encoding ABC transporter ATP-binding protein, with protein sequence MNTTSIAIHGQGQTPATLLSVDNLKVQFGVQRGGFPWSGKATLRAVDGVSFTVRRGETVGLVGESGCGKSTLARAIIGLAPVASGSVRWLDKETVLTGTRRDTSRLRRDVQMIFQDPLASLDPRMTIEQIVAEPLLTHGQDIARTDVQRRVLTMLERVGLNAQHLRRYPHEFSGGQCQRVGIARALIGEPQLVICDEPVSALDVSIQAQIVNLLRDLQRELSLSLLFVAHDLAVVKAISHRVLVMYLGRVMEFGDKRDVYGTPRHPYTRALLSAVPVPDPVVERARRHLLLRGEIASPLSPPSGCAFRTRCPDSIEACANEIPQPVTHGASATRVACIRVNDAPKEVLVAGRREPTVG encoded by the coding sequence ATGAACACCACTTCCATTGCAATCCACGGCCAAGGCCAGACTCCGGCAACGCTGTTATCGGTCGACAATCTCAAGGTGCAATTCGGCGTGCAGCGTGGCGGCTTTCCGTGGTCCGGCAAAGCGACGCTGCGCGCGGTGGACGGCGTGTCGTTCACTGTGCGGCGCGGCGAAACCGTGGGGCTGGTCGGCGAATCGGGTTGCGGCAAGTCCACCCTGGCGCGCGCAATCATCGGCCTTGCGCCGGTGGCGAGCGGCAGCGTGCGCTGGCTCGACAAGGAAACCGTGCTCACAGGCACGCGCCGCGATACCTCGCGCTTGCGCCGCGACGTGCAGATGATTTTCCAGGACCCACTCGCCTCGCTCGATCCGCGCATGACGATCGAACAGATCGTCGCGGAACCCTTGCTCACGCATGGCCAGGACATTGCCCGCACCGACGTGCAACGGCGTGTCCTGACGATGCTCGAACGCGTCGGTCTCAACGCGCAGCATCTGCGCCGCTATCCGCATGAGTTTTCAGGTGGCCAGTGTCAGCGCGTCGGGATCGCGCGCGCGCTGATCGGCGAACCGCAACTGGTGATCTGCGACGAGCCGGTGTCGGCGCTCGACGTCTCGATTCAGGCGCAAATCGTCAACCTGTTGCGCGATCTGCAGCGCGAGTTGTCGCTGTCGCTGCTGTTCGTCGCGCACGATCTCGCGGTCGTCAAGGCGATCAGCCACCGTGTACTGGTGATGTATCTGGGACGCGTGATGGAGTTCGGCGACAAGCGCGACGTGTATGGCACGCCGCGTCATCCGTACACGCGTGCGTTGCTGTCGGCCGTGCCGGTGCCCGATCCGGTGGTTGAACGCGCGCGCCGTCATCTGCTGTTGCGCGGCGAGATTGCGTCGCCGCTCAGCCCGCCCTCCGGTTGTGCGTTTCGCACGCGCTGCCCGGATTCGATCGAGGCCTGCGCCAATGAGATTCCGCAGCCTGTCACGCATGGTGCGAGCGCGACACGCGTGGCGTGCATTCGCGTGAACGATGCGCCCAAAGAAGTCCTCGTGGCGGGTCGTCGCGAACCGACAGTAGGATAA
- a CDS encoding ABC transporter ATP-binding protein, whose amino-acid sequence MPLLEVKDLSVRFTRREGAPVDAVQRVSFSLEAGRTLGIVGESGSGKSQTVMALLGLLAGNGKVSGAATYRGENLLTMNEAALNRIRGDRIGMIFQDPMTSLNPFLTIERQMTETLQLHRKMSRREARRRAIETLESVRIPDAARRIGMYPHEFSGGMRQRVMIAMALLSEPEILIADEPTTALDVTVQAQIIELLRELNRERGTAIILITHDMGVVAGLCDDVMVMYAGQTVEQANAATLFAAPTHPYTIGLLNALPRLTDDDDRPLQTIPGNPPLPGEVGEGCAFAPRCAYCSDRCRESRPVLTASPTAADALRACHRPVREIMEVQHV is encoded by the coding sequence ATGCCGCTACTCGAAGTCAAAGACCTGAGCGTGCGCTTCACGCGCCGCGAGGGCGCGCCCGTCGACGCGGTGCAGCGCGTATCGTTTTCGCTCGAAGCGGGCCGCACGCTCGGCATTGTCGGTGAATCGGGCTCGGGCAAAAGCCAGACGGTGATGGCGCTGCTCGGCCTCCTGGCCGGCAACGGCAAGGTGTCGGGCGCCGCGACCTATCGCGGCGAAAACCTGCTGACGATGAACGAAGCCGCGTTGAACAGGATCCGTGGCGACCGCATCGGCATGATCTTTCAGGATCCGATGACCTCGCTCAACCCGTTCCTGACGATCGAACGGCAGATGACCGAGACGCTGCAACTGCATCGCAAGATGTCGCGCCGCGAAGCGCGCCGCCGCGCGATCGAAACGCTCGAATCGGTGCGTATTCCCGATGCCGCGCGGCGCATCGGCATGTATCCGCACGAGTTCTCCGGCGGCATGCGGCAGCGCGTGATGATCGCGATGGCCCTGCTCTCCGAGCCGGAAATCCTGATCGCCGACGAGCCGACCACCGCGCTCGACGTGACCGTGCAGGCGCAAATCATCGAACTGCTGCGCGAACTGAACCGCGAACGCGGCACCGCGATCATTCTGATCACGCACGACATGGGCGTCGTGGCCGGCTTGTGCGACGACGTGATGGTGATGTATGCCGGCCAGACCGTCGAGCAGGCGAACGCCGCTACGCTGTTCGCCGCGCCGACCCATCCGTACACGATCGGCCTGTTGAACGCGCTGCCGCGCCTGACCGACGACGATGACCGCCCGCTGCAAACCATTCCCGGCAACCCGCCGTTGCCCGGCGAAGTCGGCGAGGGTTGCGCATTCGCGCCGCGCTGCGCGTATTGCTCCGATCGGTGCCGCGAGTCGCGGCCGGTGCTCACGGCGTCGCCGACGGCCGCCGACGCGTTGCGCGCCTGCCACCGGCCGGTGCGGGAAATCATGGAGGTACAACACGTATGA
- a CDS encoding ABC transporter permease, with translation MARSFQTTAAALDPLAAIANAPRSRGPLATAAARFVRNRAAFTGFVVLLLIVIACVAGPWFLPNNPIDSDWSAISLAPTLQNMHWFGTDELGRDLLARTLQGGRVSLEVGLLGTLVSGLIGVAYGATAGYLGGRVDAVMMRVVDMMYAIPYMLIAILMMTLFGRAFYLVVLTISAFSWLDMARVVRGQTLSLRSREFIDAARAIGVSSRSIIARHIVPNLFGVVVVYASVTVPNIVLTESVLSFLGLGVQEPMTSWGVLIQDGAQKLDSMPWLLLCPAVMLCIALYSVNFVGDGLRDAFDPKDR, from the coding sequence ATGGCCCGCTCATTCCAAACGACTGCCGCGGCGCTCGATCCGCTTGCGGCCATTGCCAACGCACCGCGTTCGCGCGGCCCGCTCGCCACGGCTGCCGCGCGCTTCGTGCGCAACCGCGCGGCCTTCACTGGCTTTGTCGTCTTGCTGCTGATCGTGATTGCCTGCGTGGCCGGTCCGTGGTTCCTGCCGAACAACCCGATCGACAGCGACTGGAGCGCGATCAGCCTCGCGCCGACGCTGCAAAACATGCACTGGTTCGGCACCGACGAACTCGGCCGCGACCTGCTCGCGCGCACGCTGCAAGGCGGGCGCGTGTCGCTGGAAGTCGGCCTGCTCGGCACGCTGGTGTCGGGGCTGATCGGCGTTGCGTACGGCGCCACCGCCGGCTATCTGGGTGGCCGCGTCGACGCGGTGATGATGCGTGTCGTCGACATGATGTACGCGATCCCCTACATGCTGATCGCCATCCTGATGATGACGCTGTTCGGCCGCGCGTTCTATCTGGTCGTGCTTACCATCAGCGCGTTCTCGTGGCTCGACATGGCGCGCGTGGTGCGTGGCCAGACGCTGTCGCTGCGCTCGCGCGAATTCATCGACGCCGCCCGTGCCATCGGCGTGAGTTCGCGTTCGATCATCGCGCGCCACATCGTGCCGAATCTGTTCGGCGTGGTGGTGGTGTACGCGAGCGTGACGGTGCCGAATATCGTGCTGACCGAATCGGTGCTGTCGTTCCTCGGCCTCGGCGTGCAGGAACCCATGACGAGCTGGGGCGTGCTGATCCAGGACGGCGCGCAGAAACTCGATTCGATGCCCTGGCTGCTGTTGTGCCCGGCCGTGATGCTGTGCATCGCACTGTATTCCGTGAATTTCGTCGGCGATGGTTTGCGCGACGCGTTCGACCCGAAGGACCGCTGA